Proteins found in one Streptococcus criceti HS-6 genomic segment:
- a CDS encoding YSIRK-type signal peptide-containing protein (The YSIRK form of extended signal peptide directs nascent proteins to the cross-wall site, while signal peptides lacking YSIRK direct proteins instead to the cell pole. A large fraction of YSIRK proteins are surface proteins anchored by sortase-mediated processing of a C-terminal LPXTG motif.), whose product MKRAPIWNERQRFSIRKYSFGAASVLIGASLFFGGQVLADEQAVPAGQPQDQTVQTTIADQPVQDGNSLASQTEDSNTAVLSDKASVSQQASQDSAQATAETSAPTDAVTSTAAAPARVDTATQTDAIPAQVESQSAVQTVSVTSQQNESLAPTQESQL is encoded by the coding sequence ATGAAAAGAGCTCCTATTTGGAATGAAAGACAACGTTTTTCCATTCGTAAATATTCCTTTGGTGCGGCCTCAGTCCTAATCGGTGCTAGTTTATTCTTCGGCGGTCAAGTACTGGCTGATGAACAAGCAGTGCCAGCGGGTCAGCCTCAAGACCAAACGGTTCAAACCACCATTGCTGACCAGCCCGTTCAAGATGGGAATAGCTTAGCTTCTCAGACAGAAGACAGTAACACTGCAGTCCTTTCAGACAAGGCATCTGTGTCTCAACAAGCTAGTCAGGATTCAGCTCAGGCCACGGCAGAAACGTCTGCTCCCACAGACGCTGTGACAAGTACTGCAGCAGCGCCAGCTAGGGTGGACACTGCCACCCAGACGGATGCTATACCCGCTCAGGTTGAGTCACAATCAGCGGTTCAAACGGTTAGTGTCACCTCACAGCAGAACGAAAGTCTGGCACCGACTCAAGAAAGCCAGCTGTGA